The following coding sequences lie in one Moritella viscosa genomic window:
- the minC gene encoding septum site-determining protein MinC gives MADQSIKFKGTSFTLSVIHIENDAAMANLHSFIADKVCQAPAFFKSAPVVVNVANLAEDIDFQAIEQVITNNGMNLVGIEGCKTAEQKLSVREAGLSVISNTAKNNTSTLVSASKIKPEIQTVIVEKSVTKTIVHKGQIRSGQQIYAQDASLTVLGNISAGAEVIADGSIHIYGALRGRAIAGAKGDDSAQIFCNKLDPELLSINGTYILSDAVQSEFLNTQAQINCINNKLEITKFD, from the coding sequence ATGGCAGATCAGTCAATAAAATTTAAAGGGACTAGCTTTACACTTTCAGTTATTCATATAGAGAATGATGCTGCAATGGCTAATCTTCATTCCTTTATTGCCGACAAAGTATGCCAAGCCCCTGCATTCTTTAAATCTGCACCGGTGGTTGTTAATGTGGCAAACTTAGCCGAAGATATTGATTTTCAAGCTATTGAACAAGTTATCACCAATAATGGCATGAATCTTGTTGGCATTGAAGGTTGTAAAACGGCGGAACAAAAACTAAGTGTACGGGAAGCAGGCCTTTCTGTTATCTCCAATACAGCTAAAAATAATACAAGCACATTAGTATCTGCTTCAAAAATAAAACCAGAAATTCAAACAGTTATTGTTGAAAAATCTGTAACTAAGACCATAGTTCATAAAGGACAGATACGATCTGGGCAACAAATTTATGCTCAAGATGCTTCATTAACAGTGTTGGGGAACATTAGTGCAGGTGCTGAAGTGATTGCAGATGGTTCAATCCATATATATGGTGCATTACGTGGCCGTGCAATAGCTGGCGCGAAAGGTGATGATAGCGCACAGATTTTTTGTAATAAATTAGACCCGGAATTATTATCAATTAATGGCACTTATATTTTAAGTGATGCAGTGCAATCGGAATTTTTAAATACCCAAGCACAAATAAATTGTATTAATAACAAATTAGAAATTACAAAGTTCGATTAA